One window of the Anopheles cruzii chromosome 2, idAnoCruzAS_RS32_06, whole genome shotgun sequence genome contains the following:
- the LOC128279009 gene encoding uncharacterized protein LOC128279009: protein MRLALPWLVVGILSFLRPWADGQDFFSMLPSAPGGVGRKKLFITRVGQCVGKKNLPIYLPDMRIAPYNRTNYVVSGELHFRENLPDYKLSVMVKQCDDIRATINCRPFLNNIANSDGCGLLRATGTMYNVYMRNFQPKLQCPFWNGTYIMGETLVDDNLVKYLPGSGSTFWEVRMTGRVKERMIFCVVMQLNVRPKKSKH, encoded by the exons ATGCGGCTGGCGCTACCGTGGCTTGTGGTTGGAATTTTGAGCTTCCTTAGGCCGTGGGCCGACGGGCAGGACTTCTTCTCCATGCTTCCGTCAGCTCCTGGCGGAGTGGGACGCAAGAAACTGTTCATCACACGGGTCGGCCAGTGCGTGGGGAAGAAGAATCTTCCCATCTACCTGCCGGACATGCGGATCGCGCCCTACAATCGCACGAACTACGTCGTCAGTGGCGAACTGCACTTCCGGGAGAACTTACCGGACTACAAGCTTTCGGTGATGGTAAAACAGTGCGACGACATCCGGGCAACGATCAACTGTCGGCCGTTTCTGAATAACATTGCCAACAGTGACGGCTGCGGTTTGCTGCGGGCTACCGGAACAATGTATAACGTGTACATGCGTAACTTCCAGCCGAAACTGCAGTGCCCGTTCTGGAATGGGACGTACATTATGGGAGAAACACTGGTGGATGATAACCTGGTGAA ATACTTGCCGGGTTCCGGAAGCACATTTTGGGAAGTACGAATGACCGGCCGTGTCAAAGAGCGGATGATTTTCTGCGTCGTGATGCAGCTCAACGTTCGTCCCAAGAAGTCGAAGCATTAA
- the LOC128267404 gene encoding integrator complex subunit 9, whose protein sequence is MKLYALSGDPAKPCYVLSFKGLMIMLDCGLSISSVLNFLPLPLVQSSKFQSLPNWNCRDSDIQLEDAEIKDCCGCAFVNSAPEFVPPLEKLIDFSEIDVILISNYTNMLALPYITEGTGFCGTVYATEPTLQIGRFFLEELVEYIEASPKENTAKLWKELEHHLPPPLNDVFKPKSWRHLFSMDAVNKSLARVQMTGYDQKLDIYGALKVTPISSGFCLGSSNWTIMSGQEKISYISGSSTLTTHPRPINQAALKYSDVVIMTGLTQAPHVNPDAMLGELCMNVMMTLRNGGSVLIPCYPSGVVYDLFECLSVSLDNQGFTQIPMFFISPVADSSLGYSNILAEWLSTSKQNKVYIPEEPFPHASLVKNAKLKHFKHIDSEGFSTEFRQPCVVFCGHPSLRFGDAVHFVELWGSNPLHTIIFTEPDFPYLQALAPYQPLAIKTVFCPIETSLNFQQANKLIKELKPGVLVIPENYTQPPAIAPQKLDLVIDQPPDKMIIKFKRGEVIKLPLKRKRGRVYLNPKMAKAIVPQEVKPGVTLSTVTGVLQVKDNIHDLLPLEPVPGEAEEQGKGKSATGPPQPHGQLRNIRYEWGTLDINLLLKKLAQDGFSDIKAEQAGPDEVTLLLPSEDNTLIKVSEKCTEIVCGGKQSLRLKLRDLLLQCVQSF, encoded by the exons ATGAAGCTA TATGCGCTGAGCGGTGACCCGGCGAAGCCGTGCTATGTGCTCAGCTTCAAGGGCTTGATGATAATGTTGGACTGCGGCTTGTCGATCAGCTCGGTACTAAACTTCCTGCCGCTCCCACTCGTGCAGAGCTCCAAGTTTCAAAGCCTGCCAAACTGGAACTGCCGGGACTCGGATATACAGCTGGAGGATGCG GAAATAAAAGACTGCTGCGGGTGTGCGTTCGTCAACTCGGCGCCAGAGTTTGTCCCGCCCTTGGAGAAACTGATCGATTTCTCCGAAATTGACGTGATTCTGATATCGAACTACACGAACATGCTCGCCCTGCCGTACATCACCGAGGGAACGGGTTTCTGCGGTACCGTGTACGCGACGGAACCTACGCTGCAAATCGGGCGCTTCTTCCTGGAGGAGCTGGTCGAGTACATCGAAGCGTCTCCGAAAGAGAACACGGCCAAGCTGTGGAAGGAACTGGAGCACCACCTGCCGCCACCGTTGAATGATGTGTTTAAGCCGAAAAGTTGGCGCCATCTCTTCAGCATGGACGCGGTCAACAAGAGCCTGGCACGGGTGCAGATGACGGGCTACGATCAGAAGCTTGACATCTACGGAGCCCTAAAAGTGACCCCGATAAGTTCTGGCTTCTGCCTGGGTTCCAGCAACTGGACGATCATGTCCGGCCAGGAAAAGATCTCCTACATCAGCGGGTCGTCCACCCTGACCACCCATCCGCGGCCGATCAATCAGGCCGCTTTGAAGTATTCGGATGTGGTCATCATGACCGGCTTAACGCAAGCGCCGCACGTAAACCCCGACGCGATGCTCGGCGAGCTGTGTATGAATGTGATGATGACGCTCCGGAACGGTGGTTCCGTGCTGATACCGTGCTACCCGTCGGGCGTGGTGTACGATCTGTTCGAGTGTCTCTCGGTCAGCCTCGACAACCAGGGCTTCACGCAGATACCGATGTTCTTCATCTCGCCCGTCGCCGACAGTTCGCTCGGTTACTCGAACATCCTGGCCGAGTGGCTGTCGACGTCGAAGCAGAACAAAGTGTACATTCCCGAGGAACCGTTCCCACACGCGAGCCTCGTCAAGAACGCCAAGCTGAAGCACTTCAAGCACATCGACTCGGAGGGTTTCAGCACCGAGTTTCGGCAACCGTGTGTGGTGTTCTGCGGACACCCGAGTTTGCGGTTCGGCGATGCCGTGCACTTTGTCGAGCTGTGGGGATCGAATCCGCTGCACACGATCATATTCACCGAGCCGGACTTTCCGTATCTGCAGGCCCTCGCCCCGTACCAGCCGCTTGCGATCAAGACCGTCTTCTGTCCGATCGAAACGTCGCTCAACTTCCAGCAGGCCAACAAGCTGATCAAGGAGCTGAAACCGGGCGTGCTGGTGATACCGGAGAACTACACGCAACCGCCGGCGATTGCACCGCAAAAGCTGGACCTCGTGATCGATCAGCCGCCGGACAAGATGATCATTAAGTTTAAGCGCGGCGAAGTGATCAAGCTACCGTTGAAGCGCAAACGAGGCCGCGTGTACCTGAACCCCAAGATGGCGAAGGCGATCGTACCGCAGGAGGTAAAACCGGGCGTTACTCTGTCGACGGTGACCGGAGTACTGCAGGTGAAGGACAACATTCACGATCTGCTACCGCTCGAGCCGGTGCCCGGCGAGGCAGAGGAACAGGGTAAGGGTAAGAGTGCCACCGGCCCGCCACAACCTCACGGCCAACTGCGCAACATCCGGTACGAGTGGGGTACACTCGACATCAACCtgctgctgaagaagctgGCCCAGGATGGGTTTAGTGATATCAAGGCGGAACAGGCGGGTCCGGACGAGGTGACGCTCTTGCTGCCGAGTGAGGACAACACGCTCATTAAGGTGAGCGAAAAGTGTACGGAGATCGTGTGTGGCGGGAAGCAGAGCTTACGATTGAAGCTGcgcgatctgctgctgcagtgtgtGCAGAGTTTTTAG